The following are encoded in a window of Castanea sativa cultivar Marrone di Chiusa Pesio chromosome 9, ASM4071231v1 genomic DNA:
- the LOC142610856 gene encoding uncharacterized protein LOC142610856: MTTRFSKQKLAEAQEKKAKGGTISGLLSKKKAGDVVKKDPAKNPPAKRPASPTSSLEMIAYGGGEIRKKKKAGGKSFLPNFWDDTDAATLKAYKALSVDDLSPLMAKSSSEVMLSHIQKLVQALGESLFISGKLLDLEKKMTTSKPLIKSLFAENETLKNKVAILVVEAENDKEHVATLEKSLQVEKDFCKLKDK; encoded by the exons GAAGAAGGCCAAAGGTGGAACCATCAGTGGCCTTTTGTCCAAAAAGAAGGCCGGTGACGTCGTTAAGAAAGATCCTGCGAAAAATCCTCCTGCCAAGCGCCCTGCCTCTCCCACTTCGTCACTAGAGATGATTGCCTATGGTGGAGGGGagattaggaagaagaagaaagctggTGGTAAATCTTTCCTTCCTAACTTCTGGGACGATACTGACGCGGCAACTTTGAAGGCGTATAAGGCACTTTCTGTGGATGATTTGAGTCCTTTGATGGCGAAGTCATCTAGTGAAGTGATGTTGTCTCACATCCAAAAGCTTGTGCAG GCTTTGGGGGAGTCTCTTTTCATATCTGGAAAACTCTTGGATTTGGAAAAGAAGATGACCACGTCCAAGCCGTTGATCAAGTCTTTATTCGCTGAGAATGAGACACTTAAGAACAAGGTTGCCATCCTCGTTGTTGAAGCTGAGAATGACAAGGAGCATGTGGCAACCTTAGAGAAAAGCCTACAAGTGGAGAAGGACTTCTGCAAGCTAAAGGACAAGTAG